A genomic window from Vitis riparia cultivar Riparia Gloire de Montpellier isolate 1030 chromosome 18, EGFV_Vit.rip_1.0, whole genome shotgun sequence includes:
- the LOC117906370 gene encoding coatomer subunit beta'-2-like isoform X2, which yields MAAVLDIEKELVQQSERVKSVDLHPKEPWILASLYSGTVCIWNYHSQETVKSFKVSESPVRSAKFIACKQWVVTGADDKFIRVFDYNTMEKIAEFEAHTDFIRSVAVHPTLPYVLSASDDMLIKLWDWEKGWECTQTFQGHAHYVMQVAFSPKDAHTFASASLDGTVKVWNLSSPAPDFTLDGHSKGVNCIDYFMRGSKPYLISGSDDHTAKVWDYQAKSCVQTLEGHTNNVSAVCVHPELPLIITGSEDGNVRIWDGATYRLENTLNYGFERVWAFGCMKESNRVVIGYDKGTIMVKVLSSYSGASMGIRVEEEEKKNVDLYN from the exons ATG GCCGCCGTATTGGACATTGAG AAAGAACTTGTTCAACAATCAGAAAGAGTCAAATCTGTGGATCTACATCCTAAGGAACCATG GATTCTAGCAAGTTTGTATTCAGGAACTGTGTGTATCTGGAACTACCACTCGCAG GAAACTGTAAAGTCTTTCAAGGTCTCGGAATCACCAG TTCGGTCAGCAAAGTTTATAGCATGCAAACAATGGGTTGTTACTGGGGCTGATGACAAATTTATCCGCGTCTTCGACTACAATACAATGGAGAAGATTGCAGAATTTGAGGCTCATACTGATTTCATTAGGAGTGTTGCAGTCCATCCTACCCTTCCATATGTGCTTTCAGCTTCTGATGACATGCTAATAAAGCTTTGGGATTGGGAGAAGGGTTGGGAGTGCACTCAAACGTTCCAGGGACATGCCCACTATGTGATGCAAGTGGCATTTAGTCCCAAAGACGCACACACTTTTGCAAGTGCGTCGCTTGATGGCACCGTAAAG GTTTGGAATCTCAGCTCACCTGCTCCAGACTTTACACTGGATGGGCATTCAAAAGGAGTGAATTGTATTGATTACTTCATGAGAGGCTCTAAACCATATCTGATCTCCGGTTCGGATGACCATACTGCTAAG GTTTGGGATTATCAAGCCAAGAGTTGTGTACAAACACTGGAAGGACACACAAATAATGTTTCTGCAGTGTGTGTTCACCCTGAACTTCCCCTCATCATTACAGGTTCTGAGGATGGGAACGTTCGCATATGGGATGGAGCTACTTACAG GCTTGAGAACACACTGAACTATGGTTTTGAAAGAGTTTGGGCTTTTGGGTGCATGAAAGAATCAAACAG GGTTGTGATTGGCTATGACAAAGGAACCATTATGGTAAAAGTTCTCAGTTCTTACAGTGGGGCTTCCATGGGCATCCGGGTTgaggaggaagagaagaagaatgtTGATTTGTACAACTAA
- the LOC117906370 gene encoding coatomer subunit beta'-2-like isoform X3 produces MAAVLDIEKELVQQSERVKSVDLHPKEPWILASLYSGTVCIWNYHSQETVKSFKVSESPVRSAKFIACKQWVVTGADDKFIRVFDYNTMEKIAEFEAHTDFIRSVAVHPTLPYVLSASDDMLIKLWDWEKGWECTQTFQGHAHYVMQVAFSPKDAHTFASASLDGTVKVWNLSSPAPDFTLDGHSKGVNCIDYFMRGSKPYLISGSDDHTAKVWDYQAKSCVQTLEGHTNNVSAVCVHPELPLIITGSEDGNVRIWDGATYRLENTLNYGFERVWAFGCMKESNRVVIGYDKGTIMVKVLSSYSGASMGIRVEEEEKKNVDLYN; encoded by the exons GCCGCCGTATTGGACATTGAG AAAGAACTTGTTCAACAATCAGAAAGAGTCAAATCTGTGGATCTACATCCTAAGGAACCATG GATTCTAGCAAGTTTGTATTCAGGAACTGTGTGTATCTGGAACTACCACTCGCAG GAAACTGTAAAGTCTTTCAAGGTCTCGGAATCACCAG TTCGGTCAGCAAAGTTTATAGCATGCAAACAATGGGTTGTTACTGGGGCTGATGACAAATTTATCCGCGTCTTCGACTACAATACAATGGAGAAGATTGCAGAATTTGAGGCTCATACTGATTTCATTAGGAGTGTTGCAGTCCATCCTACCCTTCCATATGTGCTTTCAGCTTCTGATGACATGCTAATAAAGCTTTGGGATTGGGAGAAGGGTTGGGAGTGCACTCAAACGTTCCAGGGACATGCCCACTATGTGATGCAAGTGGCATTTAGTCCCAAAGACGCACACACTTTTGCAAGTGCGTCGCTTGATGGCACCGTAAAG GTTTGGAATCTCAGCTCACCTGCTCCAGACTTTACACTGGATGGGCATTCAAAAGGAGTGAATTGTATTGATTACTTCATGAGAGGCTCTAAACCATATCTGATCTCCGGTTCGGATGACCATACTGCTAAG GTTTGGGATTATCAAGCCAAGAGTTGTGTACAAACACTGGAAGGACACACAAATAATGTTTCTGCAGTGTGTGTTCACCCTGAACTTCCCCTCATCATTACAGGTTCTGAGGATGGGAACGTTCGCATATGGGATGGAGCTACTTACAG GCTTGAGAACACACTGAACTATGGTTTTGAAAGAGTTTGGGCTTTTGGGTGCATGAAAGAATCAAACAG GGTTGTGATTGGCTATGACAAAGGAACCATTATGGTAAAAGTTCTCAGTTCTTACAGTGGGGCTTCCATGGGCATCCGGGTTgaggaggaagagaagaagaatgtTGATTTGTACAACTAA